A single region of the Salvia miltiorrhiza cultivar Shanhuang (shh) chromosome 8, IMPLAD_Smil_shh, whole genome shotgun sequence genome encodes:
- the LOC130997398 gene encoding transcription repressor OFP13, giving the protein MSKKMKMPSIFKSKDPKQPWQWPSCNHPKTLSFRASNDVVFKTVNSVFLDTSDGLDTPESWFTNSSSDCASTTDDHSEDYNNNNNNNNETLEMIIRDVRSSDRLFFEPGDTSSIFDKEPAAAKETTTSGGPFEESVALALESDDPYMDFKKSMQEMVESHGLEEWDRLEELLGWYLKMNAKHNHGFIVGAFVDLLVGMVKDSPAAAAVCRSDSTSYSSADSCFSSPSSPVRDRVEGGDAINVQS; this is encoded by the coding sequence ATgtcaaagaaaatgaaaatgccATCAATCTTCAAGAGCAAAGACCCCAAGCAACCATGGCAATGGCCCTCGTGCAACCACCCCAAAACCCTATCTTTCCGAGCAAGCAACGATGTCGTTTTCAAGACCGTGAACTCCGTGTTCCTCGACACCTCCGACGGCCTTGACACCCCCGAGTCCTGGTTCACAAACTCCTCCTCAGATTGCGCCAGCACCACTGACGACCATTCTGAGgactacaacaacaacaacaataacaacaatgAGACACTAGAGATGATAATCCGGGACGTGAGGTCTTCGGATAGGCTCTTTTTCGAGCCGGGCGACACGAGCTCGATCTTCGACAAGGAGCCGGCAGCGGCGAAGGAGACGACGACGAGTGGGGGGCCGTTCGAGGAGAGCGTGGCGCTGGCGCTGGAGTCGGACGACCCTTACATGGACTTCAAGAAATCCATGCAGGAGATGGTGGAGAGCCATGGATTGGAGGAGTGGGACCGGTTGGAGGAGCTTCTTGGATGGTATTTGAAGATGAATGCCAAACACAATCATGGCTTCATTGTTGGTGCCTTCGTCGATCTTCTCGTCGGGATGGTGAAGGATTCTCCGGCGGCAGCGGCCGTTTGTCGCTCCGATTCGACCTCGTATTCGTCTGCAGATTCTTGCTTCTCTTCCCCTTCTTCCCCTGTTCGTGATCGGGTTGAGGGAGGAGATGCCATTAATGTACAATCTTAA